A stretch of Lacipirellulaceae bacterium DNA encodes these proteins:
- a CDS encoding glycoside hydrolase family 32 protein, with protein MKMLSICLLTLLASAAQADELLFPNSDFESGTLEGWVAEGEAFRIQPTKGDNPKARGRESSNLQGKWWIGGYEKFNGRAGKAGDIAGDRLTGTLTSREFTIRHPYLTFRIGAGKLPGKVGVKLLVGGETVELATGVDSETMVIVSSDVKKYQGKIARLQIFDHATGGWGHINADDFRGTDKPVPRPVECTRVVRIDGDYLQLPLLDREKRQQPGVAKFTIEEDGRVLRFLRLMFPAEGQDPDFWYSADVSEFRGQQVTLRYRSIDAKVLERLKFSNEKLVDPKAYEGPYRPRFHFSPRMGWMNDVNGTHHHEGVYHLFYQSNPTMSGHSTGFDMHWGHSVSRDLLHWEEWPIALHPDAVGNIFSGTAMVIEQEFPGINDNRPVPTPALFFSGTSPFSQHLATTADGGRTWQRYPENPIVNNMGQGDRDPKVIWHEPSQHFVMILFVGQPRTYRILRSKDLKQWEQVSVLPGWNECPEFLQMKSPTTGEDLWLLYGGYNSEAFDKPPTKIGSAYQLGRFDGRTFTPVTPIRRAHQGPNFYGALTFANEPDGRHLMMGWAAGTRFPDEPFNSCATLPLRMTLRAINGDDVLHYEPAQEVEELRDEPIVRVQNVSGSECQEQLNNLPKEGLYDIILVLKDEQKAKVEVTLSQHGFVFDTSTKQLTRTKNGNDNGAMSLHPRGDLHARFLIDRGITECFWNKGEAAYSMGSLHTDPGPTFAISSDAQVKELVIYPMHNIWE; from the coding sequence ATGAAGATGCTATCAATCTGCTTGCTCACTCTTCTTGCCTCAGCCGCGCAAGCAGACGAACTCTTGTTCCCTAACTCTGACTTCGAGTCGGGCACGCTGGAGGGCTGGGTAGCAGAGGGCGAGGCCTTCCGCATCCAACCCACGAAGGGAGATAACCCAAAAGCAAGAGGACGGGAGTCTAGCAATCTTCAGGGAAAGTGGTGGATTGGCGGCTACGAGAAATTCAACGGCCGGGCTGGAAAAGCAGGCGATATCGCTGGAGATCGGCTGACTGGCACGCTGACTTCTCGCGAGTTTACGATTCGACATCCTTACCTCACGTTCCGGATTGGAGCTGGAAAGTTGCCCGGAAAGGTGGGCGTGAAACTGCTGGTGGGGGGCGAAACTGTTGAACTCGCAACTGGTGTCGATAGCGAAACGATGGTGATTGTTAGCTCGGATGTGAAGAAGTACCAAGGCAAGATCGCCCGACTGCAGATCTTCGATCATGCCACTGGAGGCTGGGGCCATATTAATGCTGACGATTTTCGTGGCACAGACAAGCCGGTACCCAGACCCGTCGAATGCACACGAGTGGTCCGCATTGACGGTGACTATCTACAACTTCCGCTACTAGATCGGGAAAAGCGTCAACAACCTGGGGTGGCAAAATTTACGATTGAAGAGGACGGTCGAGTCCTTCGTTTTCTGCGACTAATGTTTCCAGCTGAAGGGCAGGACCCTGACTTCTGGTACAGCGCGGACGTCAGCGAGTTCCGGGGGCAACAGGTAACATTGCGATACCGTTCGATTGACGCAAAAGTGCTAGAGAGATTGAAGTTTAGCAATGAGAAGCTCGTTGATCCCAAGGCGTACGAAGGGCCATACCGACCACGGTTCCATTTCAGCCCGCGAATGGGTTGGATGAATGACGTCAACGGCACGCACCACCACGAGGGTGTTTACCATCTCTTCTACCAGTCGAATCCGACGATGAGCGGCCACTCGACAGGATTCGACATGCACTGGGGGCATTCGGTCAGCCGTGACCTACTGCACTGGGAAGAATGGCCAATTGCGTTGCATCCCGATGCTGTGGGAAACATCTTCTCGGGCACCGCAATGGTTATCGAGCAGGAATTTCCCGGCATCAACGACAATCGTCCCGTGCCAACGCCGGCGTTATTCTTTTCGGGGACTTCGCCCTTCTCACAGCATTTAGCGACGACTGCCGACGGAGGCAGAACTTGGCAGCGCTATCCCGAGAATCCGATCGTGAACAATATGGGGCAAGGTGATCGCGACCCGAAAGTTATCTGGCACGAGCCTTCGCAGCATTTCGTTATGATTCTATTTGTCGGCCAACCGCGCACCTATAGAATTCTGCGCTCCAAAGACCTGAAGCAGTGGGAGCAGGTCAGCGTGCTTCCCGGTTGGAATGAGTGCCCTGAATTTTTACAAATGAAGTCCCCCACAACTGGGGAAGACCTTTGGCTGCTGTACGGGGGCTACAATAGCGAGGCGTTTGATAAGCCACCGACGAAAATTGGATCTGCCTATCAATTGGGCCGTTTCGATGGCCGGACATTCACGCCTGTCACGCCAATACGCCGCGCTCATCAAGGTCCCAACTTCTACGGAGCACTCACGTTCGCCAACGAGCCCGATGGCAGGCATCTCATGATGGGCTGGGCGGCCGGCACACGTTTTCCCGATGAGCCCTTCAACAGCTGTGCCACGCTCCCATTGCGCATGACGCTCCGGGCAATCAACGGAGATGACGTGTTGCACTACGAACCGGCCCAAGAAGTAGAAGAACTGCGTGACGAGCCAATCGTTCGTGTGCAAAACGTAAGCGGCAGCGAATGCCAGGAGCAACTCAACAATTTGCCGAAGGAGGGGTTATACGACATTATCCTGGTATTGAAGGATGAGCAAAAAGCTAAGGTGGAGGTCACGCTCTCGCAGCATGGGTTCGTTTTCGACACGTCAACAAAGCAGCTCACACGAACGAAAAATGGAAACGACAACGGAGCTATGTCACTTCATCCCCGGGGAGACTTGCACGCCCGGTTTCTAATCGATCGCGGCATAACCGAGTGCTTTTGGAACAAGGGCGAAGCAGCTTATTCGATGGGCTCCCTGCACACCGATCCGGGGCCTACTTTCGCGATCAGCAGCGATGCTCAAGTCAAAGAATTAGTCATCTACCCTATGCACAATATTTGGGAATAA
- a CDS encoding glycoside hydrolase family 32 protein: MGNIFSTNRSSLTIWPLIASAFICSSALANELYREALRPQFHFTSAKGYINDPNGLVYVDGKYHLFFQAGPINAKRWGHAISTDLIHWNQLNDAISPANGHPAFSGCAVIDHDNTSGLQTGEAPPLVAVFTSWGEGQCLAFSNDQGMSWKRYEGNPVLKLRHDAKRSFPLSARDPHVMWYEQQQRWVMVLYENLNAQKLRGVSAHEQGGFSIFTSPDLKQWTRQSHLSGFYVCPDVFELPIQGEKSKAWVAMDWAKYTTGTFDGTRFSPHGEALPLDYGSKDTLSANQTWKHLSDGRVIQICWIRGGKYPGMPFDQQHSFPTSLSLRRVAGRLRLCKQPICEISQLYGKREGLKQAALTEGQIEELGVGSHSYDLQLELSIFSEGQILFDVLGVPISLTQHSISIRDRTVKLEQPLSSLRVLADATSLEVFVNDGLATMTFTTFPPDVPQPVRLLMVKGEANLREAKLFEVQTIWNFDHSPPKRARAQ, translated from the coding sequence ATGGGCAACATCTTTAGCACCAACAGGAGCAGCCTCACCATCTGGCCGTTGATCGCCTCTGCCTTCATATGCTCAAGTGCCCTTGCTAACGAACTGTACCGTGAGGCACTGCGTCCGCAATTTCACTTCACTTCTGCCAAGGGTTACATCAACGACCCCAACGGATTGGTGTACGTTGATGGCAAGTATCATCTCTTCTTTCAAGCAGGGCCCATCAACGCAAAGCGTTGGGGGCATGCGATTAGCACCGACCTGATTCATTGGAATCAACTGAATGACGCGATAAGCCCCGCCAACGGACATCCCGCCTTTTCAGGCTGTGCTGTTATCGACCACGACAACACAAGTGGTCTGCAGACTGGCGAAGCTCCGCCGCTGGTTGCTGTCTTCACGAGTTGGGGCGAGGGCCAATGCTTGGCGTTCAGCAACGATCAAGGCATGAGTTGGAAACGTTACGAAGGGAATCCAGTACTCAAGTTGCGTCACGATGCGAAGCGTTCCTTCCCGCTATCTGCTCGCGACCCGCATGTGATGTGGTATGAGCAACAGCAGCGTTGGGTCATGGTGTTGTACGAGAATCTTAATGCACAAAAGCTACGAGGAGTATCCGCGCACGAACAAGGCGGTTTTTCGATCTTCACGTCTCCTGACCTAAAGCAATGGACCCGACAAAGCCATCTTTCAGGATTCTATGTCTGTCCAGATGTCTTCGAGCTTCCGATTCAAGGAGAAAAGTCGAAAGCTTGGGTAGCAATGGACTGGGCCAAGTATACAACGGGGACTTTCGATGGCACGAGATTTTCGCCTCACGGGGAAGCACTGCCGCTTGATTACGGCAGCAAAGATACATTGTCAGCAAATCAAACTTGGAAGCATCTTTCTGATGGCCGCGTGATTCAGATTTGCTGGATCCGGGGCGGGAAATATCCGGGTATGCCCTTCGACCAGCAGCATAGTTTCCCAACGTCACTCTCTTTGCGACGCGTTGCTGGCAGGCTTCGATTGTGCAAGCAGCCAATCTGTGAAATCAGCCAACTCTATGGAAAGCGCGAAGGCCTCAAGCAAGCTGCGCTGACTGAGGGGCAAATCGAAGAGTTGGGTGTCGGTTCTCACTCGTATGACTTGCAGCTTGAGCTTTCAATTTTCTCAGAAGGTCAAATACTGTTCGACGTGTTGGGCGTGCCGATTTCTCTCACCCAACATTCGATTAGCATCAGGGACCGAACCGTCAAGCTCGAACAGCCCCTGAGCAGCCTCCGTGTGTTAGCAGACGCGACTTCGCTGGAAGTTTTCGTTAACGACGGCCTCGCCACAATGACCTTCACCACGTTCCCTCCTGATGTCCCGCAGCCAGTCCGATTGCTAATGGTCAAAGGTGAAGCGAATCTCCGTGAGGCTAAACTCTTTGAAGTGCAAACGATATGGAATTTCGATCACTCACCACCAAAGCGTGCCAGAGCGCAATAG